From Aegilops tauschii subsp. strangulata cultivar AL8/78 chromosome 5, Aet v6.0, whole genome shotgun sequence:
AATATTAATGCTTGTAATGAAAGCTGCAAAGTCACAGTTGATTTCTAAGCACAATAACATCAACGGAAGCAACTTTACAAGGATAACTTCCTTTTATAGACAACCCACTGTAATCAATAAAATACTAAGATGATTTCTCAATATTATCAGAACTTTGAATATTATATTATATGATCTACACTACAAATGTTTTAAACAACACTGCAGAATAATAGAGATCATTATTAGTTCTGTCAAGCCAATAAACCATCATTCactattaattaattaatttagtcTAACAAAACTTTACACCGACGCCACTAGTTTCAAAGCAAATTCAGTTTTTAAGACCTTCTAAGAGCACTATCATTCCCGTTAGGTCCAATTACGCACATGCCACCCCGCCGTCCATTTAACAACTAGCGCGACATGAAATAATCAAAATACCCTTAGGTCCCCACATGGCAGAGCCATCTCTCCACTCACTGGTAcatgggcccacctgtcagcccatCTTCTCACTCTGGAGAGGTGCACCAAGCCGCTCCCCACTACTCCACCCGAATTCCCCAAGTCATCATGGCTCACAATGGCAGAGCCACCTCTAGGTGACCCAAGGCGGCTACCCAGGCTTGACCCGCAAGCCTCTATTGAAAAGACATGCGTATTAGAGCTTGGTAATGATGATTTTATAGGCAGATTTTCATTGACCTAGAAGCAGTTAGGCTTTGCCCAGGCTCCCACAACTGGCTGGCTCCGCCACTGATCACATGGATGTGGGACTAATCTCCCAATTCAATTGTTGAATTTATACTGTTTTTGCACAATATTTTTCAAAATGATGTAAATCCACAAGAGATATGTGATGTACTACAAAAATCATAAAATAAATTGCCAATCCGATAATAACATATCTAACTAGGGCCAACTCCTTCCCAAGAAATCATATATCTTAGTCTGTACATTTATCTATGGATGTTGCAAGCATAAATGGCATGCAGACCAGTACATACCAACAGCTCTTGACCATCAATTCTTAGTTTGTTGAGCAGCCGCCATGCACGAAGACTGCCTTCGGCAGATTCAAAATCACAAAAGCCAAACCCAGTAGGAGTTCCATCAATTGGATTTATGACTGGATTCCAACTTTTTACAATTCCACAGACCTGTAGCAAAAATAAGGCACATATACACATCACTATCTACTCCATTATTCCAAAGCATATGTCATCTAATGCTTCACAGCTTTTCCTTTTATAAACCCCAATTAACTAGCATTTATCTATAATAAATATTATGGAACATGATTTGCCAGAATCTAATATGTTGATACAATCTTAAGAGACATCTTATGAGCTAGGTTGTAAGTACTATAAGTTCACAAGAGGCAAATTTAACAATATACCTGAAGAAGAGAAAGAACAAAATCATTGTCCACTGTTGATGCAATCTTGCCAACATATACTTTAAACTGTGGCTCATTAACTGGTGGAACAGGTGCGATATGAGGTCTAGTCACAGCTCCAGGACCAAAATCAGTAGCTGGAGGAACAGGTGTCATAGGTGGTCTAGTCACGGCTCCATGACCAAAGACGTTAGCTGGAGGAGCAGGCGCAATAGGTGGTCTAGTCACAGCTCCATGACCAAAAACGTTAGCTGGAGGAACAGGCGTGATAGGTGGTCTAGTCACAGCTCCAGGACCAAAAACGTTAGCTGAAGGAACAGGCGCGATGGGTGGTCTAGTCACAGCTCCAGGACCAAAAACGTTAGCTGAAGGAACAGGCGCGATAGGTGGTCTAGCCACAGCTCCAGGACCAAAAACGTTAGCTGGAGGAACAGGTGTGATAGGCGGTCTAGCCACGGCTCCAGGACCAAAAACATTAGCTGGGGGAACAAGTGCGATAGGTGGTCTAGCCATGGCTCCAGGACCAAAAACATTAGCGGGAGGAACAAATGCGATAGGTGGTCTAGTCACGGCTCCAGGACCAAAAACATTAGCTGGAGGAACTGGTGTCATAAATGGTCGTGGTCTTGTCACggctccaagaccaaaaacattAGCTGGAGGAACAGGTGTGATAGGTGGTCTAGTCACGGCTCCAGGACCAAAAGCTCCATCAGTTACCGCTGGCCGCTGATGTGATAACACACTAACAGGATGATATGTGTGGCTTGGACGGAAGCCTGGAAGACCTGCACAGATAGGATACTGTTATATATACCTAAGGATCTACTGCAGAAAAAATAAAATCAGCCTGCCATATTAATAAGACTTCAGCAATCCAAACACATAATGCATGATTTATCCTTGCAGACAAATCAACTTGGCGACCAAACAGAAACAAAATAACTTATAACTAGTTAACTACAGGAAATGAACCTATGAATAGGTTAACATCATTCAGCATAGACATGCAAGTAAGTTCAGTGCAGAATAGCCCGAGATAAAACATTATACTGCTCTGATAGGTTTTCTTCACAAAATTCAGAGAGATCGTACATGACTGTGAATTTGTAATACATTACCCAGTATAAAGAAACTGataacaaatactccctccgtccggaattacttgtcacggaaatggatgtatctagacatattttagttttaaatacatccatttttatttatttctgcgaCAATtaatttgggacggagggagtaccttgctATCAGTACAAATAATCAGCATTGTGTTTATGAAGTTTTCATATTTCTGCAACCTGGAGGCAGATTTATGTAGATATCCAAATTTGAACCTAACCAAACACAATTGTTTGTAGCAATTATTTGCAGAACTCGGAAAGATCATGGTAACATAACCAATGTACTACAACGTACGAAATATTTACAAAATGCTTTGCTGCCAATGGCCTCTCATTAAAATGGTTGGGATGACTTGAACATAAAAAATGAAAATAATATAGCTCACATTTTGGAAATGTCACATTTGAAGTTTGCAAAAATCCACAGTACGATGATGTACGTAAACAACATGCACACTAACTCAAGCAAAAAAGTAAGTTACAGCATGTAATCAGTTAGACCACCGAAATACTATGCACTGCATTTGATTTAATGTAACAAGACAGACAATAAGCATTACCAAACACATCAAGGTCGTGGAAGCAAACCAAAACACACCAAAGGTCGTGTAAGATCATTAGATCTTCTGAAACAAACAAGGCTCGCCTTTCTCGTAAGGCAGTGCATCAGGGCACAGCCAATACTGTTACAGAGAAGCAGTCAgtcaacgataaaattgttaatcaTAATACAAATGCAGCCATTTCTATATTCTAAAACCAAATCTCCACCTGTAAAAAGAACAAATCACTAGAATCTGAATCAGTCATCCGTCCCTTCTAAATTGCTAAGTCAGTTGCAAAAATTGAGTTCGGCAAAAGCGATCAACAATGTTCGTCGCAATAATTAAACCTACCGAACGGGTTAAGG
This genomic window contains:
- the LOC109744422 gene encoding uncharacterized protein isoform X4, translated to MILHDLWCVLVCFHDLDVFGLPGFRPSHTYHPVSVLSHQRPAVTDGAFGPGAVTRPPITPVPPANVFGLGAVTRPRPFMTPVPPANVFGPGAVTRPPIAFVPPANVFGPGAMARPPIALVPPANVFGPGAVARPPITPVPPANVFGPGAVARPPIAPVPSANVFGPGAVTRPPIAPVPSANVFGPGAVTRPPITPVPPANVFGHGAVTRPPIAPAPPANVFGHGAVTRPPMTPVPPATDFGPGAVTRPHIAPVPPVNEPQFKVYVGKIASTVDNDFVLSLLQVCGIVKSWNPVINPIDGTPTGFGFCDFESAEGSLRAWRLLNKLRIDGQELLVNVNEATRQHLQKYCENTTEEKANEIDMAAMQTIHSMVEERMRCKFLGSPIQSVQASTSFSDEKGDGHTRSGALEERTSKRQREKEEHLGESKVVCLQGWKDKEVISAGKPSLQIDAISSMYVPMEPESTIEHERKRQRRENGFHKSNGEGKGIVSLPVLVSDKLNSSAPGEKVSFELQATSKSGNKETFDAEQLLAAIPKTKEELFAYDVNWAIYDKHGLHERMRHWVSEKSIEVFGEEIAEFVEYVVASTKEHVDAPRMLEALVSLMDDSAEKFILSLWTELIFEIKKAETGLE
- the LOC109744422 gene encoding uncharacterized protein isoform X3, which produces MILHDLWCVLVCFHDLDVFGLPGFRPSHTYHPVSVLSHQRPAVTDGAFGPGAVTRPPITPVPPANVFGLGAVTRPRPFMTPVPPANVFGPGAVTRPPIAFVPPANVFGPGAMARPPIALVPPANVFGPGAVARPPITPVPPANVFGPGAVARPPIAPVPSANVFGPGAVTRPPIAPVPSANVFGPGAVTRPPITPVPPANVFGHGAVTRPPIAPAPPANVFGHGAVTRPPMTPVPPATDFGPGAVTRPHIAPVPPVNEPQFKVYVGKIASTVDNDFVLSLLQVCGIVKSWNPVINPIDGTPTGFGFCDFESAEGSLRAWRLLNKLRIDGQELLVNVNEATRQHLQKYCENTTEEKANEIDMAAMQTIHSMVEERMRCKFLGSPIQSVQASTSFSDEKGDGHTRSGALEERTSKRQREKEEHLGESKVVCLQGWKDKEVISAGKPSLQIDAISSMYVPMEPESTIEHERKRQRREIDGFHKSNGEGKGIVSLPVLVSDKLNSSAPGEKVSFELQATSKSGNKETFDAEQLLAAIPKTKEELFAYDVNWAIYDKHGLHERMRHWVSEKSIEVFGEEIAEFVEYVVASTKEHVDAPRMLEALVSLMDDSAEKFILSLWTELIFEIKKAETGLE